From Sporosarcina sp. Te-1, the proteins below share one genomic window:
- a CDS encoding ribonucleotide-diphosphate reductase subunit beta, protein MDERSLSTLVTLTRVKVLNPANPNKATAIFGGKASGILNWNDLAHPHFYTLRQRIRSLFWTANEVDMTQDVKQFPNLSKTEQDAFLKIIGLLATLDGPQTVIAMKIADFTTDPAVKSIMATIADQESEHNHSYAYVLSSVTTLDKQNASFEMGRTDEVLMKRNERIVEIYNEFAENPTIETVLKAMVYTTLLEGLFFYSGFAFFYNLARHQKMVGTSTMISYINRDELQHGKAISDIFRAALAENPEYNTEAFTEWIYDQFRHSVEQEIIWSRYVLGEIDGIDLEEMAGYVKYRANKMLRMLGLSEIYPEFTENPMKWIRAYVDNFDDTKTDFFEQTSRQYVKTSDLNGFDDL, encoded by the coding sequence ATGGACGAAAGGAGTCTATCAACATTGGTTACACTTACACGAGTTAAAGTGCTGAATCCGGCAAATCCGAACAAAGCGACAGCAATTTTCGGCGGAAAGGCGAGTGGCATCCTGAATTGGAATGATCTCGCACACCCCCATTTCTATACACTTCGACAACGAATTCGCTCGTTATTCTGGACGGCAAACGAAGTCGATATGACGCAAGACGTCAAGCAGTTCCCAAACTTGTCCAAGACGGAGCAGGATGCCTTCCTGAAAATTATCGGCCTGCTTGCGACGCTTGACGGTCCGCAGACGGTCATCGCAATGAAAATCGCCGATTTCACGACAGATCCTGCGGTGAAATCCATTATGGCTACGATTGCGGATCAGGAAAGTGAACATAATCACAGCTATGCCTATGTACTTTCTTCTGTGACGACGCTTGACAAGCAGAACGCCTCATTTGAAATGGGACGCACGGATGAAGTACTCATGAAGCGGAACGAACGGATTGTCGAGATATACAATGAATTCGCTGAAAACCCGACAATTGAGACCGTGCTGAAAGCGATGGTCTACACGACGCTGCTCGAAGGCCTGTTCTTCTACAGCGGCTTCGCGTTCTTCTACAATTTGGCGCGCCATCAGAAAATGGTCGGCACCTCAACAATGATTTCCTATATTAACCGTGATGAGCTCCAGCACGGCAAGGCAATCAGCGACATCTTCCGTGCGGCCCTGGCGGAAAATCCGGAATACAACACTGAGGCGTTTACGGAGTGGATCTATGACCAATTCCGCCACTCCGTTGAACAGGAAATCATCTGGAGCCGCTATGTTCTCGGGGAAATCGACGGCATTGACCTTGAAGAAATGGCTGGCTACGTCAAATATCGGGCCAACAAAATGCTCCGCATGCTCGGCCTAAGCGAAATCTACCCTGAGTTCACGGAAAATCCGATGAAGTGGATACGTGCTTACGTTGACAATTTTGACGACACGAAAACGGACTTCTTCGAGCAGACATCCCGACAATACGTAAAAACGAGTGATTTGAACGGGTTTGATGATTTGTAA
- a CDS encoding sigma-70 family RNA polymerase sigma factor translates to MSSIIRLVKKAQKGNKNAFLKLFQMCEADIYRMAFVYMKNEQDALDIVQETAYKAFDKIETLKEPAYFKTWLVKIAISSSLNRLKQQQRSIPIQDDQLEAPSTTKTDATLSLLLKQLLDELTTEGMSFVMADKVEVFLLPVAVLAI, encoded by the coding sequence GTGAGTTCCATTATTCGTTTAGTGAAGAAAGCACAAAAAGGAAATAAAAATGCCTTTTTAAAACTTTTTCAAATGTGTGAAGCAGATATTTATAGAATGGCTTTTGTTTATATGAAAAATGAGCAGGATGCTTTAGATATTGTACAAGAAACGGCTTATAAAGCGTTCGATAAAATTGAAACTTTAAAGGAGCCTGCTTATTTTAAAACCTGGCTTGTTAAAATTGCCATCAGCAGCTCGCTCAATCGTCTGAAACAGCAACAAAGAAGTATTCCAATACAAGATGATCAGTTAGAAGCGCCCTCCACAACCAAGACCGATGCCACCTTATCCCTGCTACTTAAACAGTTACTGGATGAGCTAACCACCGAAGGAATGTCTTTTGTGATGGCTGACAAAGTTGAAGTATTTCTTCTTCCTGTAGCTGTTCTAGCAATTTGA
- a CDS encoding TetR/AcrR family transcriptional regulator: MPKTEQQNQELRDARREQILRVATSIFARRGMAGTKISDIAKEAQLSHGLVYHYFSSKEEIFIELVRNAAASSIEVIHMANEQPGQAAEKMYWMTTQILQSLQGESRLLYLLMMQASTSEAVPVEVKAILKEHSPVMQTIPLIKEAQEDGEFRSEDPVTLATTYYAFIQGLAMNKIQWEDCPLPDADTILKVMR, translated from the coding sequence ATGCCAAAGACAGAACAACAAAATCAGGAATTGCGGGATGCAAGAAGGGAACAAATTTTACGTGTGGCGACCTCCATTTTTGCGAGAAGAGGGATGGCGGGTACTAAAATTAGCGATATTGCCAAAGAGGCTCAATTAAGTCACGGACTCGTCTACCACTATTTTTCTTCAAAGGAGGAGATATTTATCGAACTGGTTCGAAATGCGGCCGCGTCTTCCATTGAAGTAATTCACATGGCAAATGAGCAGCCGGGCCAGGCGGCAGAGAAGATGTACTGGATGACGACTCAAATACTTCAGAGTTTACAAGGGGAAAGTAGATTATTATATTTACTCATGATGCAGGCCAGTACGTCCGAAGCAGTACCAGTAGAAGTAAAAGCCATATTGAAGGAGCATTCTCCGGTTATGCAAACAATTCCTTTAATTAAGGAAGCACAAGAGGATGGAGAATTCCGATCAGAAGATCCCGTTACGTTGGCCACCACGTATTATGCCTTCATACAAGGGCTTGCAATGAACAAGATTCAGTGGGAGGATTGTCCGCTGCCGGATGCCGATACCATTTTGAAGGTCATGCGATAG
- a CDS encoding CPBP family intramembrane glutamic endopeptidase, whose protein sequence is MDRIRTFIILSPPLIILIGFTTAKLFTPVIQEWAWIPLALVYWLVMGICIGVGKGDKRLANWIRKPLPTKLTIVGMLLGMFPLTVLFTNIHLFDSIGLVILWLAFAIINPWFEEYYWRGILLDSTLKVMPKWLSIGYSTFFFVASHPLMWGVFSIANRSSHVVIFLSIIGVVWSLMSLRSKSLRWVIVSHCIVDIGIITVLVFLNIYIPPIG, encoded by the coding sequence TTGGATAGAATAAGGACGTTTATTATATTATCACCACCCCTTATTATTTTGATCGGGTTCACAACAGCCAAGCTGTTCACTCCGGTCATTCAGGAGTGGGCATGGATTCCACTGGCGCTTGTCTACTGGTTGGTAATGGGTATTTGCATTGGAGTTGGCAAGGGAGACAAACGGTTGGCCAATTGGATTCGAAAGCCGTTGCCAACGAAATTGACAATTGTCGGGATGTTGTTAGGGATGTTTCCTTTGACTGTTTTATTTACCAATATCCATCTTTTTGACTCGATTGGACTTGTGATCCTGTGGCTTGCATTTGCGATCATCAATCCATGGTTCGAAGAATATTATTGGCGTGGGATATTACTCGACAGCACGCTGAAAGTCATGCCGAAATGGCTTAGCATCGGGTATTCAACCTTCTTTTTCGTGGCAAGCCACCCTCTCATGTGGGGTGTGTTTTCCATTGCGAATCGCAGCTCCCATGTCGTCATATTCTTATCCATTATCGGAGTCGTTTGGTCCCTCATGTCTCTTCGTTCCAAAAGCTTGCGGTGGGTGATTGTTTCCCATTGCATCGTCGATATCGGTATAATTACGGTTCTAGTCTTTTTAAATATTTATATTCCGCCGATTGGATGA
- a CDS encoding serine hydrolase, with the protein MLGLQVKLEAYMNQYMDLWDFYGVIQVIKKGEVLFEKTDGYANIEFGVENDINTRFSLASVSKQFTAFAIMLLYEKNMLDIDKPARLYLPAALKIDESITVHHLLSHTSGLYNFTTFENDFFAGYNRLDYSRDDFFQRYINKQPQKPAGTVYEYNNANYNLLAWIIEHVSGERYEDFLRSQIFLPLDMVNSAVDDGCKVIKNRACNYVKDFETTIKAPYYNEKFSIGAGAIISNCEDLYKWYTCLRDQKMLSEKGYARFFNENINEYCYGLEYHRNYGSYSHGGDHLGICTFTKYFFDEDICILILSNNEAINQYRLGNNIADILQGVDVDVPTKHKELPLNERKLQEYCGTYLKDKIEIELLGGKLYFTRFSGNLHIELYPVGEGKFARRYFDQINPYSIVEDENGNMSFFGYEKTPVN; encoded by the coding sequence ATGCTGGGGTTACAAGTTAAATTAGAAGCATATATGAATCAATACATGGACTTATGGGACTTTTACGGAGTAATTCAAGTGATCAAAAAAGGCGAGGTACTATTTGAAAAGACAGATGGATATGCCAATATCGAATTTGGAGTGGAAAATGATATTAATACACGCTTTTCACTCGCTTCCGTATCCAAGCAGTTTACAGCCTTCGCAATTATGCTTCTTTATGAAAAGAACATGCTAGACATTGATAAACCGGCTAGATTATACCTGCCAGCTGCGTTGAAAATTGATGAGTCGATCACTGTCCATCACTTACTGTCGCATACATCTGGTTTGTATAATTTCACTACCTTTGAGAATGACTTTTTTGCCGGCTACAACAGATTGGATTATTCACGTGACGACTTTTTCCAGCGTTATATAAATAAACAACCACAAAAGCCAGCAGGAACAGTTTATGAATACAACAACGCGAATTATAATTTGTTGGCATGGATTATTGAACATGTTTCAGGAGAAAGATACGAAGACTTCTTGAGAAGCCAAATATTCCTGCCTTTGGATATGGTGAATAGCGCGGTGGATGATGGTTGTAAGGTAATAAAAAACAGAGCATGTAATTATGTAAAAGATTTTGAGACAACCATCAAAGCCCCGTATTATAACGAGAAATTTAGCATTGGTGCAGGAGCCATCATTTCAAATTGCGAGGATTTATACAAGTGGTATACGTGCTTGAGAGATCAAAAAATGCTATCAGAGAAAGGGTATGCACGATTTTTTAATGAAAACATAAATGAGTACTGCTATGGGTTAGAGTACCATCGCAATTACGGCAGCTATTCCCACGGCGGCGATCACCTTGGAATCTGTACCTTTACGAAATATTTTTTTGATGAAGATATTTGCATCCTCATACTTTCCAATAATGAAGCGATCAATCAGTATAGGCTGGGCAACAATATTGCGGATATTCTGCAGGGTGTTGATGTGGATGTCCCTACAAAACATAAAGAGCTTCCCCTAAACGAAAGGAAGCTTCAAGAGTATTGCGGCACATATTTGAAAGATAAAATTGAAATAGAATTACTCGGCGGCAAATTGTATTTTACAAGATTCTCGGGCAATCTTCATATTGAGCTTTATCCAGTCGGTGAAGGGAAGTTTGCTCGTAGATATTTTGATCAAATTAATCCATACAGTATTGTGGAGGATGAAAACGGCAATATGTCGTTTTTCGGATATGAGAAAACCCCGGTTAACTAG
- a CDS encoding MOSC domain-containing protein, which translates to MKKMEIRSMNIGKPIELAFGTKQVTTGIQKKPINKPILLTTLNFNGDGQGDLVHHGGIDKAVCAYPFEHYSYWEEQLGRPLSFGAFGENLTLQGLTEKDLCIGDSFQLGEAVVQVSQPRQPCFKLALLYDRKDMPLLVQNSGYTGFYFRVLQEGMVSPLDELIPLHSHEKAISVAEANRLMHHDKNDLVGIRQLLEVNELSRN; encoded by the coding sequence ATGAAGAAAATGGAAATCCGTTCAATGAACATTGGAAAACCAATTGAACTTGCGTTTGGAACTAAACAAGTGACAACCGGCATTCAGAAAAAACCGATCAACAAACCTATTTTATTAACCACTTTGAATTTTAATGGAGACGGCCAAGGTGATTTGGTCCATCATGGCGGCATCGATAAAGCCGTTTGTGCGTACCCATTCGAACATTACTCCTACTGGGAAGAACAATTGGGCCGACCCCTTTCTTTCGGGGCTTTTGGTGAAAACCTAACATTACAGGGCTTGACGGAGAAAGACCTTTGCATCGGAGATTCATTTCAACTCGGGGAAGCCGTCGTACAAGTGAGCCAACCCCGCCAGCCCTGTTTTAAATTGGCGTTGCTTTACGATCGCAAAGACATGCCGCTGCTTGTCCAAAATTCAGGATATACAGGGTTTTATTTTCGAGTTCTGCAAGAGGGCATGGTCTCCCCTTTAGACGAATTGATTCCACTTCATTCACATGAAAAAGCCATCTCTGTTGCAGAAGCAAATCGACTCATGCATCATGATAAAAATGACTTAGTAGGTATTCGACAACTATTGGAAGTGAACGAGTTGTCCCGCAACTGA
- a CDS encoding LysR family transcriptional regulator, with amino-acid sequence MELRQLEYFIAVCEELHFTRAAEKLGMTQPSLSQQIGLLEHEVGMKLFDRIGRKIAITESGTILLEHAYRVFHELSQAKEAIGELHGLERGSLKIGALLTVVNTLLPPTLIDFHQKYPNIELSVSGMRTDDIKSAILHNAIDMGIAYLPLEHPDIETISLQKEDLVLVMSNHHPLAGESVIPLNFLKQTASILLPETYYLRQYINRLCQQEGFLPVPAMELTTLESILTMVKRGVGVTILTKSYLDSLHQPDLCIAKIDHPAIEMEIGILYRKHKHLCSASREFIRILKQTKGN; translated from the coding sequence ATGGAATTGAGACAACTGGAATATTTCATTGCGGTATGTGAGGAGCTCCACTTTACTCGGGCTGCTGAAAAACTTGGCATGACACAGCCATCGTTAAGTCAACAGATCGGCTTGCTGGAACACGAAGTGGGCATGAAATTATTTGACCGGATCGGCAGGAAGATAGCGATCACTGAATCGGGCACCATTCTGTTGGAACATGCTTACCGTGTTTTCCATGAGTTATCCCAAGCGAAGGAGGCCATCGGTGAGTTGCATGGATTGGAGAGAGGTTCATTGAAGATCGGGGCATTGCTCACAGTCGTCAACACCTTGTTGCCGCCAACCCTCATCGATTTTCACCAAAAGTATCCAAATATCGAACTATCCGTCTCTGGCATGCGGACAGATGATATTAAATCAGCCATCCTTCATAATGCAATCGACATGGGGATTGCCTATTTACCGCTCGAACATCCGGACATCGAAACGATTTCATTACAAAAAGAGGATTTGGTGCTTGTTATGTCCAACCACCATCCGCTAGCTGGAGAGTCCGTCATTCCCTTGAATTTCCTTAAACAAACAGCCTCCATTTTACTGCCAGAAACGTATTATCTACGTCAATATATAAATAGACTTTGCCAACAGGAAGGATTTCTGCCGGTTCCTGCAATGGAGCTGACGACACTTGAATCCATCCTCACTATGGTCAAACGGGGAGTAGGCGTGACCATATTGACGAAATCCTATCTTGATTCTCTCCATCAGCCTGATCTTTGCATTGCCAAGATTGATCATCCGGCAATAGAAATGGAGATTGGCATCTTATATCGGAAACATAAACATCTTTGCTCGGCCAGCAGGGAATTCATTCGAATACTCAAACAAACCAAAGGGAATTGA
- a CDS encoding thioredoxin family protein, which translates to MSKAVFYHAGCPVCVDAEKVLITYLDSSKVNPEIVHLGTDRERIDEAEKAGVKSVPALVLDGSVYHINYGASLEEVKG; encoded by the coding sequence ATGTCAAAGGCGGTTTTCTATCATGCCGGTTGCCCGGTTTGTGTGGATGCGGAAAAAGTATTGATCACTTATCTCGATTCGTCTAAGGTCAATCCGGAAATTGTCCATCTAGGTACCGATCGGGAGCGGATCGATGAAGCGGAAAAGGCTGGAGTCAAGTCGGTGCCAGCTTTGGTACTGGACGGAAGCGTCTATCACATTAATTATGGTGCAAGTTTGGAAGAAGTGAAGGGATGA
- a CDS encoding M50 family metallopeptidase: MKEFGSALLGAAIGLLAVLYFIFYPESWSLGMIVSMALYALASFALTVFIHEAGHALFGISQGMKVLNISVGPLVLERHGGKFHFHYIPSSLGYVGRAMMGFSEKLNLEDMRSRLIRYIYGGPLMNIGISILSITAAFSVWHHPFLLIFGLMNFLLGASNLKPATVKSVFTDGLVIQKLKTEPLHESALLMGHQILLEESRNTDVKQWDSALIDTVEQLITSGKDPSATSFLHTINYFHLPKHAEKAASIGHQTAFTRTGKTDDLYADIADISYATALLFTGRLASHPGIENALQSIGTLDAITDTKRNAFLSYIQGDTQNAVLLLKKAIELLGVWHPLYLRGEMEKRLLYQMIDWIEKENTLELQPTIGS; the protein is encoded by the coding sequence ATGAAAGAGTTTGGTTCAGCGTTACTCGGGGCTGCCATAGGGTTATTGGCGGTCCTGTACTTTATTTTTTATCCAGAGTCATGGTCTTTGGGCATGATCGTCAGTATGGCGTTGTATGCTTTAGCCAGTTTCGCTCTGACTGTCTTCATTCACGAAGCAGGACATGCGCTGTTTGGAATTTCACAAGGAATGAAAGTATTAAATATAAGTGTCGGTCCCCTTGTCTTGGAGCGGCATGGAGGCAAATTCCATTTCCACTACATCCCCTCCTCTTTAGGATACGTTGGACGTGCCATGATGGGGTTTTCCGAGAAATTGAATCTTGAAGATATGCGAAGCCGATTAATTCGCTATATTTATGGCGGGCCGCTTATGAACATAGGAATCAGCATCCTTTCCATCACGGCGGCGTTTAGCGTCTGGCATCATCCCTTTCTCCTTATCTTCGGTCTCATGAACTTCCTGCTTGGTGCTTCAAATCTTAAACCGGCTACGGTCAAATCCGTGTTCACAGACGGTTTGGTCATCCAAAAGTTGAAAACAGAGCCTTTGCATGAGTCTGCCCTTTTAATGGGCCATCAAATTCTGTTGGAAGAATCGCGGAATACCGATGTGAAACAGTGGGATTCGGCATTGATTGACACAGTGGAGCAATTAATCACCTCCGGGAAAGATCCGTCGGCAACAAGTTTTTTGCATACGATCAATTACTTTCATCTTCCAAAGCATGCTGAAAAAGCTGCATCGATTGGACACCAGACCGCCTTTACCCGTACAGGAAAGACAGATGACCTGTACGCGGATATAGCTGATATCTCATACGCCACCGCCCTGTTATTCACCGGTCGGCTTGCAAGCCATCCCGGCATCGAAAACGCGCTGCAATCCATCGGAACACTGGATGCTATTACAGATACGAAAAGAAATGCGTTTTTATCTTACATACAAGGAGATACACAAAACGCTGTCCTGCTGTTAAAGAAGGCGATCGAACTGCTTGGGGTCTGGCATCCCCTCTATTTGCGCGGGGAGATGGAGAAAAGACTTTTATATCAAATGATTGACTGGATTGAGAAAGAAAACACATTAGAATTACAGCCAACCATTGGATCATAG
- a CDS encoding ABC transporter permease, whose protein sequence is MTFSWKRVNAIFMKDYKDFSRNMAVSIVIFLPPVLAAFFGRMGVTAIESHYMLINLAFSMVAAFVQSCLIAEEKEKNTLRGLMLSPASTTEILTGKSLLSFVLTTLTILLSMFLAEYKPANIAIVSIAIILSALFYIGLGTLLGLFAKSVMEASVLVLPVMIIFSFGTFITSLAEQYPILKAATYLPNIQLLEIGTKVEAGAGFGDVLLPLAVIAAWVVVTFMITVVIYRKRMVD, encoded by the coding sequence ATGACATTTTCTTGGAAACGGGTAAACGCAATTTTTATGAAAGATTATAAGGATTTTTCACGGAATATGGCCGTATCAATCGTGATTTTTTTGCCGCCGGTATTGGCTGCGTTCTTTGGACGGATGGGCGTTACAGCAATTGAATCCCACTATATGTTGATCAATTTAGCCTTTTCAATGGTTGCGGCTTTTGTACAAAGTTGTCTCATAGCCGAGGAAAAAGAAAAGAACACATTGCGCGGCTTAATGTTATCTCCTGCCAGTACGACAGAAATTTTGACTGGTAAAAGCTTATTATCCTTTGTATTGACGACTTTAACCATACTTCTCAGCATGTTCTTGGCAGAATACAAACCGGCGAATATTGCCATAGTTTCAATTGCCATCATTCTGTCCGCTCTTTTTTATATCGGTCTTGGCACCTTACTTGGCCTTTTTGCAAAGTCTGTTATGGAGGCATCTGTTCTTGTTCTTCCCGTGATGATCATCTTCTCATTCGGAACGTTCATTACCTCGCTGGCAGAACAGTATCCTATTTTAAAGGCCGCGACTTATTTACCGAATATCCAACTTCTTGAAATTGGAACAAAAGTAGAAGCAGGTGCTGGATTTGGTGATGTCTTACTTCCATTAGCCGTCATTGCGGCATGGGTGGTCGTAACTTTTATGATTACCGTGGTTATCTATCGGAAACGGATGGTCGATTAA
- a CDS encoding ABC transporter ATP-binding protein — MENIIEVKNLEKIFANQTAIESVDFQVKKGEIFGFLGPSGSGKTTTIKILTGQMLPTSGKALVFGESVEKLKQPSYRKRFGVLTDNSGLYGRLSIYDNLKLYCDLYDVPYAKINEVLSAVNLQEDQKKRISTLSKGMTQRVTLARALLHEPELLFLDEPTSALDPVNTLHIYEGLRSLNKKGTTIFLTTHDMQEAETLCDRIAFLNKGRIQLLDTPDKLKKKYSDSTITVELKSEEKVILPAGAEGAQQLYEYMQSNQVETIHSNEPTLGDIFVQVTGRKLA; from the coding sequence ATGGAAAACATTATCGAAGTGAAAAACCTCGAGAAAATCTTCGCTAATCAAACGGCAATCGAAAGTGTTGATTTCCAAGTAAAAAAAGGAGAAATTTTCGGGTTTCTCGGTCCCAGCGGCTCAGGGAAAACAACGACAATTAAAATATTGACGGGTCAAATGTTGCCAACAAGTGGAAAAGCACTTGTATTCGGTGAATCCGTTGAAAAGTTGAAACAACCTTCTTATCGGAAACGGTTTGGTGTGTTAACAGATAATAGCGGTCTGTACGGCAGACTTTCTATTTATGATAATTTAAAACTATATTGTGATCTGTACGATGTACCCTATGCAAAAATTAATGAAGTCTTATCTGCTGTCAATTTGCAGGAGGATCAGAAAAAACGAATCTCTACTTTATCAAAAGGGATGACGCAGCGAGTCACCTTGGCCCGTGCCCTGTTACATGAACCGGAGCTGTTGTTCCTAGACGAACCAACGTCAGCTCTTGACCCTGTAAACACGCTTCATATCTACGAAGGATTGCGGTCCCTGAATAAAAAAGGAACGACAATATTCCTAACGACCCATGATATGCAAGAAGCAGAGACACTTTGTGATCGAATCGCTTTCTTAAACAAAGGACGGATTCAATTACTGGATACGCCAGATAAGTTAAAGAAGAAATATTCAGATTCGACGATTACTGTCGAGTTGAAAAGCGAAGAAAAAGTTATTCTTCCAGCAGGCGCTGAAGGCGCCCAGCAGCTTTATGAATATATGCAATCCAATCAAGTGGAGACCATCCATTCGAATGAGCCGACACTCGGAGATATTTTTGTACAAGTGACAGGGAGGAAACTGGCATGA
- a CDS encoding LytTR family transcriptional regulator DNA-binding domain-containing protein has product MTLEFVNAEKRILDSLIFPSFNLTVNKGQVVAVYSSVNVREQLIHLLLGKTSLSHGEIRLDESFKQTNCAGFLFLHHGLYERLSVIEMLRFTKNLYTSEVSVDDMLRMVQLNAKRAVKIKQLSFSEQKRVQFACLLIQNPPIFVLEEPDQNMDLESKRIYQSILQHLRAAGKVIFILTGNLESAVTSADTVFQLDDNGLQSIQLKTDEDEIDEKSDPIGMVESTQPVRFEKIPTKVNEKIVLFNPPEIDYIESNEGQTFLHIKGESFPCIFTLTELEERLLPFGFFRCHRSYIVNLQKVREVVTWTRNSYSLVLEDLPKSTVPLSKSKMVELKEMLGLK; this is encoded by the coding sequence ATGACACTTGAGTTTGTAAATGCAGAAAAACGCATTCTTGATTCCTTGATATTCCCTTCATTTAATTTAACTGTCAACAAAGGACAAGTGGTCGCTGTGTATTCCAGCGTCAATGTACGCGAGCAACTGATTCACCTGTTGTTGGGCAAAACCTCTCTTTCCCATGGGGAAATTCGTTTGGACGAGAGTTTTAAACAAACAAACTGCGCCGGATTCCTCTTTTTACATCACGGCCTGTATGAACGTCTTTCTGTTATAGAAATGTTGCGCTTCACAAAAAATCTATACACCTCTGAGGTATCTGTTGATGATATGTTGCGCATGGTGCAACTAAATGCGAAACGTGCAGTCAAGATCAAACAGCTATCGTTTTCTGAACAAAAACGAGTGCAATTTGCTTGTTTACTCATCCAAAATCCTCCCATATTTGTATTAGAGGAACCCGACCAAAATATGGATTTGGAATCAAAACGAATTTATCAGTCCATACTCCAGCATCTTCGCGCAGCTGGAAAAGTGATTTTCATCTTAACCGGAAATTTGGAAAGTGCGGTGACTTCGGCGGATACCGTCTTTCAATTAGATGATAACGGGTTACAGTCCATTCAGTTGAAAACGGATGAGGATGAGATAGACGAAAAATCTGACCCAATCGGCATGGTTGAGAGTACGCAGCCTGTCCGTTTTGAAAAAATCCCAACAAAGGTGAATGAAAAAATTGTCCTATTTAACCCACCCGAGATTGATTATATTGAAAGTAATGAAGGGCAAACCTTTTTACATATTAAGGGAGAATCCTTCCCTTGTATCTTCACGTTAACAGAGTTGGAAGAGCGTTTATTGCCGTTTGGTTTCTTCCGATGTCACCGCTCCTATATCGTTAATTTGCAAAAAGTCCGGGAAGTCGTCACATGGACTAGAAATAGTTACAGTCTTGTATTGGAGGATCTCCCCAAATCGACAGTCCCTTTATCCAAATCGAAAATGGTCGAGTTAAAAGAGATGCTTGGGCTTAAGTAA
- a CDS encoding GTP pyrophosphokinase family protein produces the protein MDELTKQYMGGLREIGNELKRFSMVYKFALDEMNTKINILKEEFLHIHDYNPIEHCSSRLKSPESILKKVHRKRVGFSLEAIKDNIKDIAGIRITCPFVSDVFKIGEMIGNQKDVEMIEVKDYITNPKPNGYQSLHLIVKIPVFMSDRVEDVFVELQIRTIAMDFWASLEHRIFYKYDKEIPERIKQDLKEAALAASALDAKMENINKEVVMIKKSNKEEDMAIFENTLNVPQPIIELLFKDVFESSLNELAISNK, from the coding sequence ATGGATGAACTTACAAAACAATACATGGGCGGTTTACGCGAAATAGGCAATGAATTAAAGCGTTTCTCGATGGTATATAAATTTGCATTGGATGAGATGAATACAAAAATCAATATATTGAAGGAAGAATTCCTTCATATTCATGACTATAATCCAATTGAACATTGCAGTTCCCGTTTAAAATCGCCAGAGAGTATTTTGAAAAAAGTGCACCGAAAAAGGGTCGGTTTTTCGTTGGAGGCCATTAAAGACAATATTAAGGATATTGCAGGAATCCGGATTACCTGTCCCTTTGTTTCCGATGTCTTCAAGATCGGTGAAATGATTGGTAACCAGAAAGACGTGGAAATGATAGAGGTCAAGGATTATATTACTAATCCCAAGCCGAACGGGTACCAAAGTCTTCATCTTATCGTGAAAATTCCCGTGTTCATGTCGGACCGGGTCGAAGATGTGTTTGTGGAACTGCAAATCCGTACAATTGCCATGGACTTCTGGGCCAGCTTGGAACACCGGATCTTCTATAAGTATGACAAGGAGATCCCAGAGCGGATCAAGCAAGATTTGAAGGAAGCGGCGCTCGCTGCTTCGGCTTTAGACGCCAAGATGGAGAATATTAACAAGGAAGTCGTCATGATCAAAAAAAGTAACAAGGAAGAGGACATGGCGATTTTCGAGAATACGTTGAATGTCCCGCAGCCGATTATTGAATTGCTGTTCAAAGATGTCTTCGAGTCCTCGCTCAATGAACTGGCGATTTCAAACAAATGA